The DNA segment CATATATCAAAAATCAAGAGTAGTTTAGGCGGGATAGCCCCGCCTTTTTTTAAATCTCTTTATACGGAGATTGACCAGCTTCATAAAAGTTATTACCCTCGCTGTCAATCGCAACAATCGCTGGAAAATCAACGACACTTAAACGTGCTATCGCTTCTGGTCCTAGATCCTCGTAAGCTAAAACCTCGTATTTTTTGATACTTTGGCTAATTAACGCTCCAGCACCGCCGATAGCGACCATATAAACACATCCTGATTTTTTCATCGCATCCACGACCGCTTCTGATCGGTAGCCTTTACCTATCATACCATTTATACCCACTTCGTTTATCATCGTTGGCGTGTATTTATCCATTCTACCGCTTGTTGTTGGACCAGCAGCACCGATGACTTCACCGGGCTTTGCAGGGCTTGGGCCAAGATAGTAAATCGTTTCACCTGCTAAATTTACAGGCAACTTTTCTCCACGTGCCAAGGTTTCGGTTAATGCCTTGTGAGCGGCGTCACGAGCGGCGATGATTGTGCC comes from the Campylobacter mucosalis genome and includes:
- a CDS encoding Fe-S-containing hydro-lyase; amino-acid sequence: MSEIKRITAPFNKDVVKSLKAGDNVLITGTIIAARDAAHKALTETLARGEKLPVNLAGETIYYLGPSPAKPGEVIGAAGPTTSGRMDKYTPTMINEVGINGMIGKGYRSEAVVDAMKKSGCVYMVAIGGAGALISQSIKKYEVLAYEDLGPEAIARLSVVDFPAIVAIDSEGNNFYEAGQSPYKEI